The nucleotide sequence CCGTTTTTGTTCGGCGATTTACTCAAAGTGATCGCCGCCTACACCGGAACCCGCTTCCTGGAGCGGCGGTTCCCGGTCGGGGATGATTGAGAAGTTGACCGGTTTCCGGGACGTCGGCCAGGCGCTGTTCCCGGGTATTCCCCCGCCGCCCGGCGCCGCCGCCGTCGTTTCGGATTTGATCCGGAACATGGCGGTGGATCCGGAGTCGATACACGGCATCTCTCACTGGGAACGGGTAGCGTGGTTCGGCGCCTATATCTGCCGGCGCGAGCAGGCGAACGGCCTGGTGGCGGCCTGGTTCGCCTGCTTTCACGACTGCCGGCGTCTGAACGACGGCAGCGACCGGGGCCACGGCCCCCGGGCCGCCGATTTTCTGAAGCTGTTTTCACCCGGCGACCTGGGACTCACCCGCGCCGAGAAGGAAACCTTGGCTTTCGCCTGCCGCCACCACACCCACGAGCGCGTGACCGAGGATCCGACCGTTTGGGCCTGTTGGGACGCCGATCGGCTGGACCTCCCCCGGATCGGGGTCGCGGTGGACCCGTCCCGGCTCTTCACCGAATCCGCCCGCCGCGTCGTGCGCAGCCCCGAAATGCTCTCTCCCGACATAGCCGGTTCCGCCCCGGGTGGCGGCGGGAAGAGGAAACCGCAACCGGTTTGAAGACGCCGGTGGGGGGACAATTCCCTCTTTGCAGGAACCTGCGCCCTGCATACAATGTCTGCGACACCGTTCAAAGCGGAGGTTTGCGATGTACGCTCAGATCCTTACGATCAATATCAAGGAAGGCAAGATCGAAGAATTGCGGGAGCTCTACCGGGATTACATCGTCCCCGAGGTCAGCCGTCAGCCCGGTTACCGCGGTTTCTACCTGATCGACCGCCCCCGCCAGCAGCAGGTCCAGGCGATCACCGTCTGGAAAAACCGCGATGCGGCCGACGGCGGGGTGGAGGACAACATGTTTCTCGAGCAGCGCGCGGGCTATCCCCTCTACTCCACCGCGCCCGAACGGGAAGTGCAGGAAATTCTCTACTTCGACCTCCCGAAATAACCCCGCAACCGCCACCGGAAAGGAGAGCGACGGATGGCCATCGCCAACGATTTGAGAAAGGGCAACGCCGTCAACAAGGACGGGGACCTGCATGTCGTCCTCGACCTCGAACGGGTCAAACCCGGGAAGGGCGGGGCGTACGTCCAGGCGACGATGCGCAATCTCAGAACCGGTAAGTCCAGCCAAACCAGATTTTCCTCGACGGAGACGGTGGAAATCGTTCCCCTGGTTCGGCGCAAGCTCGAGTACAGTTACCGCGACGGCCACGATTACGTTTTCATAGATACGGATACCTTCGATCAGGTTCCGGTGCCGGCCGATCTGGTCGACCCTTCCCGGGGTTACCTGGTGGAAGGCGCCGCGTACGACGTGGTTTTCTACGAATCGACTCCTTTACAGCTCGACCTCCCTTCCAGCATCAATCTCAAGGTGGTCGAAGCCCCCGAATGGGTCAAGGGCGACAGCGCCACCAATGTCCGCAAGCCGGTGAAGCTGGAAACCGGGATCGAGGTTCAGGTCCCGCTCTTTATCAAGGCCGGGGAGGTCGTTAAAATCGACACCCGCACCGGCGACTATCTGAGCCGAGCCTGAAATCGAGGAGCGGGGACGGTTCCGATCCCCGGTTCCGGCGCATGTTCCGGGCCGTCCCCCCGCCCGCGCGCGTTCCGGCCGGTGTCCGGAGGAAAGCCCGCGCGGCGATCGGAACCGTCGACATGGCTTGCCCGCGGGAAGAAGGGTGTGATATAACCCCCTGCACGATTTCGGCAACTATACAACCCGAGCGAGGATGAACATCATGGCAGAGCTTAAAGTCGGCGATATCCGCACTATCGGCATTATCGGGGCGAATGGAAGCGGGAAAACCACGCTGGTGGATGCCGTCATGTTTGCCGCCGGAGCCAATACCCGCCAGGGAAGCGTGGATCAGGGAACATCGCTTTCCGACACCGGTTCGGAGGAACAGGCGCGCAAGATCAGCATCCGGGCCACGCCGCTCAATTGCCGGTACGGCGGTAAGGATATATTCCTCATCGACACTCCGGGGTACGCTGATTTTTACGGAGAAGTTGCATTGACTCTGGAAGTTGTGGACGCCGTGGTCATCGTGGTGGACGGGGTCGCGGGGATGGAGGTGGGAACCCTCCGCGTCTGGGAAGCCGCGCGGGAACAGGGTCTCCCCATCGGCTTTTTCATCAGTAAACTCGACAAGGAACATTCGAATTTTTCCTCGACCCTGAGCGCGCTGGAAGAAGGAGCGTCCCGCGCTCTGGTGCCGGTAACCCTGCCCGACGGCACCCACCCGGCTTTTTCGGCCGTGTGCAAGCTGTCCGAGGAAGGGATCGAGGATAAAGTCGATCCCGCCCTCCGGGAAGGGATGGCTAAAATCCGGGAGAGCATGATCGAAGCGGCCGCGGAATCGGACGACGCCCTGTTGGAAAAATATTTCGAGACCGGGGAGCTTACCCCCGAAGAGATCAACGAGG is from bacterium and encodes:
- a CDS encoding antibiotic biosynthesis monooxygenase; the encoded protein is MYAQILTINIKEGKIEELRELYRDYIVPEVSRQPGYRGFYLIDRPRQQQVQAITVWKNRDAADGGVEDNMFLEQRAGYPLYSTAPEREVQEILYFDLPK
- the efp gene encoding elongation factor P produces the protein MAIANDLRKGNAVNKDGDLHVVLDLERVKPGKGGAYVQATMRNLRTGKSSQTRFSSTETVEIVPLVRRKLEYSYRDGHDYVFIDTDTFDQVPVPADLVDPSRGYLVEGAAYDVVFYESTPLQLDLPSSINLKVVEAPEWVKGDSATNVRKPVKLETGIEVQVPLFIKAGEVVKIDTRTGDYLSRA